The following nucleotide sequence is from Drosophila simulans strain w501 chromosome 3L, Prin_Dsim_3.1, whole genome shotgun sequence.
AATGAAAATACCCTTGATTTTGGTATTGATTGATTTTGAGTATTGACGAGATTAGTAGACTCGATGGGTGGCTCTCTCATTCTTGGGTAGTAATATTTTTAGGGAAGCTTTTAAACAAGATACACCACAAACTGCACTTTCCATAGCAGAGGGTTAAAGGTCGAACCACGACACAATGTTAAATATAAAGCCCCAAATGAGGCACTAATTATTCTCTGGGCCCCATACCTCGTCAATAGAAAGATAACGAACTGCATTCTTACAATGTAGCCGGAATATAATGTGCTATACCTCCTCTGCAGGTCGTAGATTGAACTGCTATCAGCGAGTGCTATCAACTGCCATAAACGGAGCCACAATCACGCTAACACCCCTTGAGAAATCGTCGACTCAGGCCGCCTAGGCCCATCAGGCAGCGGTTCAGGTTGGAGGCACTTGCTCGGCATCGGGTTCCGGTAGAGAGGCTGAGCCTGAGGCAGAGCCTGCTTGTTGCTGCCGCGTTCGCAAAGGACTCAAAATTGatagaaacaacaaaaagtctGCTGCAACTGGTGCCTCATCTGAGGACCAGCCGCCGCGCAAAAAGGGTCGTCGCTCAGGAGGCTCAGGCTCCGCGTCCTCATCCGCCTattccacttccactgccGCAGGATCAGTAGATGCGGCATCCACGTCGCGAGCGGCCCAGCAGTTACAGCTCCAACTAAACTCCACCACTTCTACAGAGCACAGCACGGAAGCATCGGCAAATCCCAACAGAGGGCACCACAAACCGATAGACAGCAACAAGAGACCACGTGATCGTAGTAGCAGCAGTACACAGGGCTCCGAGGCAAACATGCAGAGCACCAGTTCCACGTCTAGCGGCTCCTGCTCCAGGCCCCTCGAGGGTTCCACACTCAATTCCGGCGGCAGTGCCGAGAACGTGGCCCGCGAGGGAGGCAGTGGCGATGACAGCGTCGGCATCGGCGATGAGAATCCCTCGGGAAGCAGCGCCGCCACGAACGGACACGACTCCAAACACAACGGCTTCATTgtcaacaacaacggcagcagcagtcgcatcGTCGACGGCGAGAACAATCGGGAAAACACCAACTACAGTGGTGTGCAGCTGGACAAGTCCAACCAGGAGATCATCCGGCTGATCGGACAGTACCTGCACGACGTGGGTCTCGATAAGTCTGTCCAGACGCTTATGTTGGAATCCGGATGCTATTTGGAACACCCCTCTGCAACCAAGTTTAGGGAGCATGTCCTAATGGGTGACTGGTCAAAGGCAGATTCAGACCTTAAGGTAAATAAGCTTCTCTTTCGTACTAGTATGGTCATGCGTTGTTCTTAGTTTGATGTTTGTTTTCCGGACGATTGGattatcaatatttaaaatgagaTGTATTTGAAAACTTCAACCATTCCAAACGCTACCACCACTACACATATGAATAACTATAactttcaaaaagaaaaagattttttgtgtgtttcaaTTGCTCGAGTGTTTTCAAACTTGGGCcctattattattaatatatatttttaagcagcTACTAAAATCTTGCGACATTAATATTGCAGGACCTAGAGCCACTAATCGACAATGGGAAATTGGCAACGATCACCGAAATGAAGTTCATATTGCTGGAGCAAAAGTATTTAGAGCATTTGGATGATGGCAATCCCTTGGACGCCCTTCACGTCCTTCGCAGCGAGCTGACTCCCCTGCAGCACAATATAACGCGTGTGCACCAACTGTCCTCTTACATGATGTGTTCTACCAACCAAGACCTTTACCAGCGCGCCAAGTGGGAGGGCAAGGGCATCCTGTCGCGTGCCTTGGTCATGGAGCGCCTCCAGACATTTATGCCGCCGTCGGTGATGATGTCGCCACGGCGCCTGCGCACCCTGCTGCAGCAGGCCGTGGAGCTGCAGAGCCAACACTGCCCCTGCCACGACATGGCGTGGGAGACGAATCTGGAGACAGTCTCGCTGCTCACCGACCACTGCTGCACCACGGACGGCTTTCCCATGCAAACTATTCAGATCCTTACCGACCACTGCGATGAGGTCTGGTTCTGCAAATTCTCGCCCGATGGCCTCAAGCTGGCGACGGGCAGCAAAGACTCCACTGTGATTATCTGGGATGTTGATCCGTACAAGCTGACCCTTAAGCACCGTCGCGTTCTCGACGGCCAGGCCCAGCTTAGCGTGAGCTTCGTCAGCTGGAGCCCCGACTCCAAGCTCATCCTTGTCGGCGGCACCGAGGACTCCCACGAGCTCTACATTTGGAACGTGGACGACGGCAAGCTAGTGGTCAAGTTCTCGCAGTCTCTGGAGGACAGCCTGGCCTGCGGCGCCTTCAGTCGCGATGGCGCTCGATTCGTCTGCGGCGGCCAGAAAGGTCAGCTTTACCTATGCGACCTCAACGGCACCATCGTGGACTCCTGGGAGGGAGTGCGCGTAAACAGCATAGCCTTTCGGGCGGACAACAAAACGATCTTAGCGGCGGATAATCATTACCGAATCAGAGGGTAAGCGGAATTAGAAGTATGTGCTAGCAGTTTGTAGACTTGATGCCCCGAAGCTTTCATTTATTATCTACAGCTTTATTTATCTGTATtaccaaaaatttaaaaacccactttcatttataaatgttCCCTTTGATATAAAAGAACAGCAAATCAATGATTATTTTTACGATATACATTAAAAACTCCCCTGACTCCGATAGCGCacttaaaaaagtttttcttcttttaatTACAGGTACAACTTTGATAGCCCGCGTTCAGACTTTGATATTCTGAGGGAGCCACATCCCATAATGACCTTCAGCATCAACTCCGCCGACCGCTTGGCCTTGCTGAACGTCTCGAACCAAGGCCTTCACCTTTGGGACATCGAGGACAAGTGCCTTGTGCGCCGTTTTCAGGGAATACGTCAGAGCAACTTCGCCATCCACTCCTGCTTCGGCGGCGTTAACGAGAGCTTCGTGGCCAGCGGCAGTGAGGACAAGGTCGTCTACATTTGGCACATCAAGCGGGAGGAGCCGCTG
It contains:
- the LOC6739012 gene encoding WD repeat-containing protein 26 homolog, coding for MQSTSSTSSGSCSRPLEGSTLNSGGSAENVAREGGSGDDSVGIGDENPSGSSAATNGHDSKHNGFIVNNNGSSSRIVDGENNRENTNYSGVQLDKSNQEIIRLIGQYLHDVGLDKSVQTLMLESGCYLEHPSATKFREHVLMGDWSKADSDLKDLEPLIDNGKLATITEMKFILLEQKYLEHLDDGNPLDALHVLRSELTPLQHNITRVHQLSSYMMCSTNQDLYQRAKWEGKGILSRALVMERLQTFMPPSVMMSPRRLRTLLQQAVELQSQHCPCHDMAWETNLETVSLLTDHCCTTDGFPMQTIQILTDHCDEVWFCKFSPDGLKLATGSKDSTVIIWDVDPYKLTLKHRRVLDGQAQLSVSFVSWSPDSKLILVGGTEDSHELYIWNVDDGKLVVKFSQSLEDSLACGAFSRDGARFVCGGQKGQLYLCDLNGTIVDSWEGVRVNSIAFRADNKTILAADNHYRIRGYNFDSPRSDFDILREPHPIMTFSINSADRLALLNVSNQGLHLWDIEDKCLVRRFQGIRQSNFAIHSCFGGVNESFVASGSEDKVVYIWHIKREEPLAKLAGHTKTVNCVSWNPVYPSLLASASDDATVRIWGPKPNGSSATTESDDCSSSSSSSSWNMT